One window of Candidatus Methylocalor cossyra genomic DNA carries:
- a CDS encoding Bax inhibitor-1 family protein, which translates to MHKAPPAALRSAAGSMATHRVFCNTYALLSFTLLFSALVAGASLVFHWPHPGLFLSLLGSLSLLFLTARFRNSALGLVCVFALTGFLGLTLGPLLNPYSGYAAHGTRLVLATLGGAGLSFLGLSGYALIRGGDFGLLGGALTAGSGACLAGITALGLGIRGLSLAVVVTAVALLAGLIRFQTCAIIRGGETHSIRATVTLYASLYTLFIGLLQILGFLPGDE; encoded by the coding sequence ATGCATAAGGCCCCTCCTGCTGCGCTGCGCTCGGCCGCGGGCTCCATGGCTACCCACCGGGTGTTCTGCAACACCTATGCGCTGTTGTCCTTCACGCTTCTGTTCAGCGCCTTGGTTGCCGGGGCCTCGCTGGTTTTCCATTGGCCCCATCCGGGGTTGTTCCTGAGCCTTCTGGGCAGCCTGAGCTTGCTGTTTCTGACGGCCCGGTTCCGCAACAGCGCCCTAGGACTGGTGTGCGTGTTCGCCTTGACCGGTTTCCTGGGGCTGACCCTCGGCCCGCTCTTGAATCCCTATAGCGGCTATGCCGCCCATGGCACGCGGCTCGTGTTGGCCACCCTCGGCGGTGCTGGACTTTCCTTCCTGGGCCTGTCCGGATACGCCCTCATCCGGGGCGGGGATTTCGGCCTCCTCGGCGGAGCCCTGACGGCGGGCAGCGGGGCGTGCCTGGCCGGGATCACGGCGCTGGGATTGGGCATCCGCGGTCTGTCCCTGGCGGTGGTGGTCACGGCGGTGGCGCTGTTGGCCGGGTTAATCCGGTTCCAGACCTGCGCCATCATCCGTGGAGGCGAAACCCATTCCATCCGGGCCACGGTGACCCTTTACGCGTCCCTCTATACCCTGTTCATCGGCCTGCTACAGATATTGGGGTTCCTCCCCGGCGACGAGTGA
- a CDS encoding class I SAM-dependent methyltransferase, which produces MNKIYKYEAQLTSDGTAGKLLRLVGTHKTVLEIGCSSGSQTKVMAEMLQCRVTGIEINGEAAKEAEPYCQRLIVGNIESLPLKELFGEEVFDVILLADVLEHLYDPGSALRKLLPLLADEGYVLASIPNIAHAAIVYELAHGRFDYRDMGLLDDTHIRFFTLKSIHRLFESAGFTVAHLDRVEVAPTDTEFRIQVWSDTQRRFLRYIEQNNPESHTYQYIVKAYPSADGSTPRLAWYEAQEQIRSLQDRIAWLEDQVAQREARMRVLESQITWLDNRPLRKWLRSIRGALSSKWR; this is translated from the coding sequence ATGAATAAAATTTACAAATACGAGGCGCAACTGACCTCCGACGGCACCGCCGGAAAATTGCTGAGGTTAGTGGGAACCCACAAGACCGTTCTTGAGATTGGATGTTCGTCCGGCTCGCAGACGAAAGTGATGGCGGAAATGCTGCAATGCCGGGTCACGGGGATAGAAATCAATGGAGAAGCGGCAAAGGAAGCGGAACCCTATTGCCAACGTCTCATCGTTGGGAACATCGAGTCTCTACCTTTGAAGGAGCTGTTCGGGGAAGAGGTATTCGACGTGATTTTGTTGGCTGATGTCCTGGAGCATCTCTACGACCCGGGATCTGCCTTACGCAAGCTCCTTCCGTTACTGGCCGACGAAGGTTATGTATTGGCTTCGATTCCCAATATCGCCCATGCCGCGATCGTGTATGAGTTGGCCCATGGACGGTTTGACTATCGGGACATGGGGTTACTGGACGATACCCATATCCGGTTTTTTACATTAAAGAGTATCCATCGCCTGTTTGAATCCGCTGGCTTTACCGTTGCGCATCTGGATCGAGTGGAGGTGGCGCCGACGGATACGGAATTTCGAATCCAAGTGTGGTCCGATACGCAAAGGCGCTTTCTACGTTATATAGAGCAAAACAATCCTGAGAGCCATACCTATCAGTATATCGTCAAAGCCTACCCGTCCGCCGATGGAAGTACGCCGCGCCTTGCGTGGTATGAAGCCCAGGAACAAATACGCTCCTTGCAGGACCGTATCGCTTGGCTGGAAGATCAGGTTGCCCAGCGGGAGGCGAGGATGCGCGTACTCGAGTCGCAAATCACCTGGCTGGATAATCGTCCGCTACGGAAATGGCTGCGTTCAATCCGGGGAGCGCTATCCTCTAAATGGCGGTGA
- a CDS encoding FmdB family zinc ribbon protein produces MPTYDYQCQSCTHTFTAMHKIGDTAPGCPQCGGEVKKLLSAPAVHGAPHREEVTPCGMPAAEGCGSGMCGHLH; encoded by the coding sequence ATGCCCACTTACGATTATCAATGCCAATCCTGCACCCATACCTTCACCGCCATGCACAAGATCGGCGACACCGCCCCCGGCTGTCCCCAGTGTGGCGGCGAGGTTAAAAAGCTCCTGTCGGCGCCGGCGGTACACGGCGCTCCTCACCGCGAGGAAGTCACGCCCTGCGGCATGCCTGCCGCCGAGGGCTGCGGCTCGGGAATGTGCGGGCACCTGCATTGA
- a CDS encoding glycoside hydrolase family 99-like domain-containing protein encodes MMTKEQSPNVRAVAFYLPQYHPIPENDHWWGKGFTEWTNVTKARPLFPGHYQPHLPADLGFYDLRLAETREAQAALAKTYGIYGFCYYHYWFNGRRVLETPFNSVFSSGKPDFPFCLCWANENWTRTWDGLDQEILLAQHYSKEDDLAHIRALIPYFFDDRYIKIDGRPLVLIYRAEKIPDPRRLAELWRAEASRHGLPDLYLVRVESFVVNVDPREIGFDAAVEFAPYFPRLVGIFRTTPWRELVRFGVLPEIYLKHTIARYDSMVQYFLGKPEPNYPWFRCVTPGFDNTARRAEGAAIIVDSTPDKYRVWLEQIVRWTRCRRQGEERIVFINAWNEWAEGNHLEPDRKWGHGYLEATQRALAVPAAPENGLETTGYATARPPADTRALRYQLKRFYWDLHNKGKAFRTLLNHIGFRMGQTLLDRFHAPHG; translated from the coding sequence ATGATGACCAAGGAACAGTCACCGAATGTGCGGGCCGTTGCCTTTTATCTACCGCAATATCATCCCATACCAGAAAACGATCACTGGTGGGGTAAAGGGTTTACCGAGTGGACGAATGTCACAAAAGCCCGCCCCTTGTTTCCAGGCCATTACCAGCCGCATTTGCCCGCCGACCTCGGGTTCTATGATCTCCGTCTTGCGGAAACTCGAGAGGCGCAAGCGGCCTTGGCAAAGACTTATGGGATCTATGGGTTCTGCTATTATCATTATTGGTTCAACGGCCGGCGAGTCTTGGAAACCCCATTCAATAGTGTATTCTCTTCAGGAAAGCCGGATTTCCCTTTTTGCCTTTGTTGGGCCAACGAAAACTGGACCAGAACATGGGATGGATTGGATCAAGAAATTCTTTTGGCTCAGCACTACAGCAAAGAAGACGATCTTGCCCATATACGGGCGCTGATTCCCTATTTTTTCGACGATCGATATATCAAGATCGACGGGCGCCCTCTAGTATTGATTTATCGCGCCGAGAAGATACCCGACCCCAGGCGCTTGGCGGAACTTTGGCGAGCGGAAGCGTCTAGGCACGGCCTCCCGGATCTGTATTTGGTTCGGGTAGAAAGTTTCGTTGTCAATGTTGATCCGCGGGAGATCGGCTTTGACGCGGCCGTGGAATTTGCCCCGTATTTCCCAAGGCTAGTCGGTATTTTCCGCACCACCCCGTGGCGGGAGCTGGTGAGATTTGGGGTTTTGCCGGAGATCTATCTCAAGCATACCATAGCTAGATATGATTCTATGGTTCAGTATTTCTTGGGTAAACCCGAGCCAAACTATCCCTGGTTCCGCTGTGTCACGCCGGGATTCGACAATACCGCGCGCCGGGCGGAAGGGGCGGCCATCATTGTTGATTCCACGCCGGATAAGTATCGGGTTTGGCTTGAACAAATCGTTAGGTGGACACGGTGCCGGCGCCAGGGCGAAGAGCGTATCGTTTTTATCAACGCCTGGAATGAATGGGCGGAAGGGAATCATCTCGAGCCGGATCGGAAATGGGGACATGGGTATTTAGAAGCCACCCAGCGGGCGTTAGCGGTGCCCGCAGCACCGGAAAACGGTTTGGAAACTACTGGGTATGCAACCGCAAGGCCGCCCGCCGATACCAGAGCGCTGAGATATCAGCTAAAAAGATTTTATTGGGATCTCCACAACAAGGGAAAGGCCTTCCGAACCCTGCTCAACCATATCGGTTTCCGCATGGGGCAAACATTGCTCGATCGATTTCATGCTCCCCATGGCTAG
- a CDS encoding Tim44 domain-containing protein yields MKSLIGLIFGVTIGVALSLAGTGDAYAKRLGGGSSFGSRPSYSEPYRRAPALAQPGMSQPGAAVRQPEYASAWQRNQAVRDALAQRGGLMRMLGGLAIGGLLGALLFGGAFEHINLLDLLIFGLIAFMLFKLLAARRRTADGQAVAAGYSGAMQRQGGPAGFDTDLLFGKSRPAPVGTGAAGLATRPANAPVLPADFDPAAFLTGAKAAYEMLQKAWDEGDLATLRSLSTDKVFAELQEQIRARGGAPNHTELLEIEAEILEVRDVGTDREVAVLFDVLLRESAEEAPVRVREVWHFTRSKFSRQPTWFLDGLQQVED; encoded by the coding sequence ATGAAGAGCCTCATCGGATTGATTTTCGGCGTCACCATCGGCGTCGCCCTGAGCTTAGCGGGTACCGGCGATGCGTATGCCAAGCGCCTAGGCGGCGGCAGCTCGTTCGGTAGCCGGCCTTCCTACAGCGAGCCCTATCGGCGTGCCCCGGCCCTGGCGCAACCGGGCATGAGCCAGCCCGGTGCCGCGGTCCGGCAGCCGGAATACGCTTCTGCCTGGCAGCGGAACCAGGCCGTGCGCGACGCGCTGGCGCAGCGCGGGGGGCTGATGCGCATGCTCGGCGGGCTGGCCATCGGGGGCTTGCTTGGGGCATTGCTGTTCGGCGGCGCCTTTGAGCATATCAATCTTCTCGACCTGCTCATCTTCGGCCTGATCGCCTTCATGCTGTTCAAGCTGCTGGCGGCGCGCCGGCGCACCGCCGACGGGCAAGCGGTTGCCGCGGGCTACTCCGGCGCCATGCAGCGCCAGGGCGGGCCAGCCGGTTTCGACACTGACCTGCTATTCGGCAAGAGCCGCCCCGCCCCGGTGGGAACCGGCGCCGCCGGATTGGCGACCCGCCCGGCCAACGCCCCGGTTCTACCCGCCGACTTCGACCCGGCGGCCTTTCTGACCGGCGCCAAGGCGGCTTATGAAATGCTGCAGAAGGCTTGGGACGAGGGTGACCTCGCCACCCTACGCAGTCTCAGCACCGACAAGGTATTCGCCGAACTTCAGGAGCAAATCCGGGCGCGCGGCGGTGCCCCGAACCACACCGAGCTGCTCGAGATCGAGGCGGAGATCCTCGAGGTGCGCGACGTGGGGACGGACCGCGAGGTGGCGGTGCTGTTCGATGTGCTCCTACGGGAATCGGCCGAGGAGGCCCCGGTCCGGGTGCGCGAAGTCTGGCATTTCACCCGGTCGAAATTCAGCCGCCAGCCTACCTGGTTCCTGGACGGCCTCCAGCAGGTCGAGGACTGA
- a CDS encoding TlpA family protein disulfide reductase → MAAAIAALVLWKTAGDTVPDVEFVTLTGERIRLRDWRGDPVLVTFWATDCRPCLEEIPDLSELHRTYAGRGLHVIAVAMHYDPPNRVLAVAREARLPYRVALDPLGRIAQALGPVPGVPASFLVGPDGRLILRRLGKLRAEELRGTLEALLEKAQ, encoded by the coding sequence ATGGCGGCGGCGATCGCCGCGCTAGTGCTTTGGAAAACCGCAGGTGATACTGTCCCCGATGTGGAATTCGTGACCCTGACGGGGGAACGCATCCGCCTGCGGGACTGGCGCGGCGATCCCGTGCTGGTGACGTTCTGGGCCACCGACTGCCGGCCCTGCCTCGAAGAGATCCCAGACCTGTCGGAACTCCATCGAACCTACGCAGGGCGCGGATTGCACGTGATCGCCGTCGCCATGCACTACGATCCCCCTAACCGGGTGCTGGCCGTGGCCAGGGAAGCACGCCTGCCCTACCGGGTGGCGCTCGACCCCCTGGGGCGGATTGCCCAGGCTTTGGGCCCGGTCCCGGGGGTCCCCGCCAGCTTCCTAGTCGGTCCGGACGGCCGCCTCATCCTGCGCCGGTTGGGAAAGCTTCGCGCCGAGGAATTACGGGGAACCCTGGAAGCCCTGCTGGAAAAGGCACAATGA
- the can gene encoding carbonate dehydratase, protein MRAFERLLLENKAWAEEKTTREPDYFQRLAREQTPEFLWIGCADSRVPAELIVNAEPGEIFVHRNIANQIITTDFNSLSVVQFAVAVLKVKHVIVCGHYNCGGIKAALMKQHPDLTLVNNWLMHIKEVYRLHQDDIEALPTQEERVDRLVELNIIEQVYNLAHTSIIQQAWKAERRPELHGWVYGLNDGIIKDLISVTPDHRLESIYRYGDGD, encoded by the coding sequence ATGAGAGCGTTCGAAAGACTCCTTCTTGAAAACAAAGCCTGGGCGGAGGAAAAGACCACGCGGGAACCGGACTATTTCCAACGCTTAGCCCGCGAACAAACGCCGGAGTTTCTATGGATCGGTTGCGCCGACAGCCGCGTGCCGGCGGAACTCATTGTGAATGCCGAGCCCGGTGAAATCTTCGTCCACCGCAATATCGCCAATCAAATCATCACCACCGACTTTAACAGTCTAAGCGTAGTCCAGTTTGCCGTCGCCGTCCTCAAGGTGAAGCACGTGATCGTCTGCGGTCACTACAATTGCGGCGGCATCAAGGCGGCATTGATGAAGCAGCACCCGGACCTGACCTTGGTCAATAACTGGCTGATGCATATCAAGGAAGTTTATCGCCTGCATCAGGACGACATCGAGGCGTTACCCACCCAGGAAGAACGGGTCGATCGCCTGGTAGAACTCAATATCATTGAGCAAGTCTATAACTTGGCCCATACCTCCATCATCCAACAGGCCTGGAAGGCCGAACGGCGCCCCGAACTCCATGGCTGGGTTTATGGATTGAACGATGGCATCATCAAGGATCTGATCAGCGTGACGCCGGATCATCGTCTAGAGTCCATTTACCGCTACGGCGACGGCGATTGA
- the hldE gene encoding bifunctional D-glycero-beta-D-manno-heptose-7-phosphate kinase/D-glycero-beta-D-manno-heptose 1-phosphate adenylyltransferase HldE has protein sequence MQLPDFRSSRVLVAGDLMLDRYWHGATARISPEAPVPVVLVNAEEERPGGAGNVAANLAALGSGVALLGYCGRDEAGTRLIGLLERAGILCCIERFDGLPTITKLRVLSRHQQLIRLDFEERFQAVDPNRLLDHFTLLVADADVVVLSDYGKGTVQAPERLIQVARAASKPVLVDPKGTDYDRYRGATLLTPNRAEFEAVVGRCADDRELVDKGWQLLEWLELEALLITRGEQGMTLLQRGGGPLHLPAHAKEVYDVTGAGDTVIAVLAAALAAGAGLADATRWANLAAGLVVGKLGAASVTGEELERALQGPGPERRGIVTLEALLPLLAEARGRGEKIVATNGCFDILHPGHLHYLREARALGDRLLVLVNDDASVRRLKGPGRPINPLADRMAMLAALACVDWVLPFAEDTPRELIGRLRPDVLVKGGDYRDITEIAGHDLVLASGGEVKLLGFVEGFSTSRIIDTIRNL, from the coding sequence ATGCAACTCCCCGATTTCCGTTCGTCCCGGGTGCTGGTGGCCGGGGACCTGATGCTGGATCGTTACTGGCACGGCGCAACGGCGCGGATTTCCCCCGAGGCGCCGGTGCCGGTGGTGTTGGTCAACGCCGAGGAGGAGCGGCCGGGGGGAGCGGGGAATGTCGCCGCGAACCTCGCCGCCTTGGGAAGCGGGGTGGCGCTGCTCGGCTATTGCGGCCGCGACGAGGCGGGCACTCGGCTCATCGGGCTTTTGGAACGGGCCGGCATTCTCTGCTGCATCGAGCGCTTCGATGGCCTTCCCACCATTACCAAGCTGCGGGTGTTAAGCCGGCACCAGCAGTTGATCCGGCTGGATTTTGAAGAACGGTTCCAGGCCGTCGATCCCAACCGCCTGCTCGACCATTTCACCCTGCTGGTGGCGGATGCCGATGTGGTGGTGCTGTCCGACTACGGCAAGGGCACCGTGCAGGCGCCCGAGCGCTTGATCCAGGTGGCCCGGGCGGCGAGCAAGCCGGTTTTGGTCGACCCCAAGGGCACCGATTACGACCGCTATCGCGGCGCCACCCTGCTCACGCCCAACCGGGCCGAGTTCGAGGCGGTGGTCGGCCGCTGCGCCGACGACCGGGAGCTGGTGGACAAGGGCTGGCAGCTGCTGGAATGGCTGGAGCTGGAGGCCTTGCTCATCACCCGCGGCGAACAGGGCATGACCCTGTTGCAACGGGGCGGCGGACCCTTGCATCTGCCGGCCCACGCCAAAGAGGTCTATGACGTGACCGGCGCCGGCGATACCGTGATCGCGGTGCTGGCCGCCGCGCTCGCGGCCGGAGCAGGGCTGGCGGACGCCACCCGCTGGGCCAATCTAGCGGCGGGTTTGGTGGTGGGTAAACTGGGCGCCGCCAGCGTCACCGGCGAGGAACTGGAGCGCGCCCTCCAGGGCCCGGGTCCGGAGCGGCGCGGGATCGTGACCTTGGAAGCGCTGTTGCCGCTGCTCGCCGAGGCCCGCGGTCGGGGCGAGAAGATCGTCGCCACTAACGGCTGCTTCGATATCCTCCATCCCGGCCACCTCCACTACCTGCGGGAGGCACGGGCGCTGGGGGACCGGCTTTTGGTCCTGGTCAACGACGATGCCTCGGTCAGGCGGCTGAAGGGCCCGGGCCGGCCGATCAATCCCCTGGCGGATCGGATGGCGATGTTGGCGGCCCTCGCGTGCGTGGACTGGGTGCTCCCCTTCGCCGAGGACACCCCCCGCGAGCTCATCGGCCGGCTGCGTCCGGATGTGCTGGTCAAGGGCGGCGACTATCGCGACATCACCGAGATCGCCGGCCACGATTTAGTCTTGGCGAGCGGCGGGGAGGTCAAGCTGTTGGGTTTCGTGGAGGGCTTTTCCACCAGCCGCATCATCGACACCATCCGCAACCTTTGA
- the dnaB gene encoding replicative DNA helicase translates to MAQRFRPGDENVESLKIPPYSVAAEQGVLGSLMLDRHAWDKVADILIEGDFYRRDHQLIFKAIRMLAERQDPLDAVTLSEQLRQLGWLEECGGLAYLATLAKETPSAANVTAYAEIVREKSILRQLISSGAEIADLAYFPQGRSTLHLIEAAEQTVFHIADQYRRQGTGFRPIKPLIAAAVDRIDMLFNREGHITGVSTGFVDLDDKTSGLQPSDLIVVAGRPSMGKTSFCMNIAEHVAIQEKLPVAVFSMEMPAEQLVLRMISSLGRIDQHRVRTGKLEDDDWPRMTSAINILAETQLYIDDTPAMTPTEVRARCRRLAREHGGKLGLVVLDYLQLMQVPGSENRVTEISEISRSLKGMAKELNVPVVALSQLNRSLEQRPNKRPVMSDLRESGAIEQDADLILFIYRDEVYNPESADKGTAEIIIAKQRNGPIGTVRLTFLGQYTRFENFISDPYAESY, encoded by the coding sequence ATGGCGCAACGCTTCCGTCCCGGGGACGAAAACGTCGAATCCCTGAAGATCCCACCCTATTCCGTGGCCGCGGAGCAGGGGGTGCTCGGTTCGCTGATGCTCGATCGGCATGCCTGGGACAAGGTAGCCGACATCCTGATCGAAGGCGACTTCTATCGCCGGGACCATCAACTCATTTTCAAGGCCATCCGGATGCTGGCGGAACGACAGGATCCGCTGGATGCCGTGACCCTCTCCGAGCAGCTTAGGCAATTGGGCTGGCTGGAGGAATGCGGCGGGCTGGCCTACCTCGCCACCTTGGCCAAGGAGACGCCCAGCGCTGCCAATGTGACGGCCTATGCGGAGATCGTCCGGGAAAAATCGATCCTGCGCCAGCTGATCAGCTCCGGCGCGGAGATCGCCGATCTCGCCTACTTCCCCCAGGGGCGGAGCACGCTGCATCTCATCGAGGCGGCGGAACAAACGGTGTTCCACATCGCCGACCAATACCGGCGTCAGGGTACCGGGTTTCGGCCGATCAAACCGCTCATCGCCGCCGCGGTGGACCGCATCGACATGCTGTTCAACCGGGAGGGCCATATCACCGGGGTCAGCACCGGCTTCGTGGACCTGGACGACAAGACGTCGGGCTTGCAGCCCTCTGACCTCATCGTGGTGGCCGGGCGCCCGTCCATGGGCAAGACCAGCTTTTGCATGAACATCGCTGAGCATGTGGCGATCCAGGAAAAGCTGCCGGTGGCGGTGTTCAGCATGGAAATGCCGGCCGAACAGCTGGTGCTGCGGATGATTTCCTCCCTCGGGCGCATCGACCAACATCGCGTGCGCACCGGCAAGCTGGAAGACGATGACTGGCCGCGCATGACCTCGGCCATCAATATCCTGGCGGAAACGCAGCTCTACATCGACGACACCCCCGCCATGACCCCCACCGAGGTGCGGGCCCGCTGCCGCCGGCTGGCGCGGGAGCACGGCGGCAAGCTGGGCCTGGTGGTGCTCGACTACCTACAGCTCATGCAGGTGCCGGGCAGCGAGAACCGAGTCACCGAGATTTCCGAAATCTCCCGTTCGCTGAAGGGCATGGCGAAGGAGCTTAACGTGCCGGTGGTGGCCCTGTCCCAGCTCAACCGCAGCCTGGAGCAGCGTCCCAACAAGCGTCCGGTAATGTCGGACCTGCGCGAATCGGGAGCGATCGAGCAGGATGCCGATCTCATCCTGTTCATCTACCGGGACGAGGTCTACAACCCCGAATCCGCCGACAAGGGCACCGCCGAGATCATCATCGCCAAGCAGCGCAACGGCCCCATCGGCACGGTTCGGCTCACCTTCCTGGGACAGTACACGCGGTTCGAGAATTTCATCTCCGATCCCTACGCCGAAAGCTACTGA
- the hemJ gene encoding protoporphyrinogen oxidase HemJ, whose product MWLKAFHLIFMVTWFAGLFYLPRLFVYHTMSADAVSVERFKIMERKLYYGIMTPGMVLTFLFGFWMLADYAWAAYHNSGWLHVKLLLLLLLAGYHGLCGKWLNDFKHDRNTHSHLYYRWANEVPALFLFAIVLLAVLKPF is encoded by the coding sequence ATGTGGCTGAAAGCCTTTCACCTGATCTTCATGGTGACCTGGTTCGCCGGGCTGTTCTACCTACCTCGACTGTTCGTGTATCACACCATGAGCGCCGATGCGGTCAGCGTGGAACGCTTCAAGATCATGGAACGCAAGCTCTACTATGGCATCATGACACCTGGCATGGTGTTGACGTTCCTGTTCGGCTTTTGGATGCTGGCCGATTACGCTTGGGCCGCCTATCACAATAGCGGCTGGCTGCACGTCAAGCTGCTGCTGCTGCTACTGCTAGCGGGCTACCATGGCCTGTGCGGCAAGTGGCTCAACGATTTCAAGCATGATCGGAATACCCACAGCCACCTTTATTACCGCTGGGCCAACGAGGTCCCGGCGCTGTTCCTTTTTGCTATTGTGTTACTAGCGGTGCTGAAGCCCTTTTGA
- a CDS encoding UDP-2,3-diacylglucosamine diphosphatase codes for MRAETLFVSDLHLSPVRPETIGRFLEFLRRRVAGVERFYILGDLFDAYLGDDDEGSLNRAIRAALKTLVQSGTAVYFQAGNRDFLLGERFAAETGVGLLGDYAVVDLYGTPTLLTHGDLLCTDDIQYQAARQRVRSATWQRNALAKPLWLRRLYGRWYRFKSSLDKRGKSAAIMDANPEAVADALRRHGTSRLIHGHTHRPAVHEFEVDGTPCQRFVLPDWDANPGALCWDRTGYRREAID; via the coding sequence ATGCGGGCGGAAACCCTGTTTGTCTCCGACCTCCACTTGAGTCCTGTCCGGCCGGAAACGATCGGCCGGTTCTTGGAGTTTCTCCGGCGGCGGGTGGCGGGTGTTGAACGCTTTTACATCCTCGGCGATCTGTTCGACGCCTATCTCGGTGACGACGACGAGGGGTCCTTGAACCGGGCCATCCGGGCCGCTTTGAAAACCCTCGTCCAGTCGGGTACCGCGGTGTACTTCCAGGCGGGTAACCGCGATTTCCTGCTCGGTGAGCGTTTCGCCGCGGAAACCGGGGTGGGCTTGCTCGGCGATTATGCTGTGGTCGATCTATACGGAACCCCCACCCTACTGACCCACGGCGATCTACTTTGCACCGACGATATCCAGTATCAGGCGGCGCGCCAACGGGTCCGTTCCGCGACCTGGCAACGGAACGCGCTGGCCAAACCGCTGTGGCTGCGCCGTCTCTACGGGCGTTGGTATCGGTTCAAGAGTAGCCTGGACAAGCGCGGCAAAAGCGCCGCCATCATGGACGCTAATCCTGAGGCGGTGGCCGATGCGCTACGGCGGCATGGAACGTCCCGACTGATCCACGGGCACACCCATAGACCGGCGGTGCATGAGTTCGAGGTCGACGGAACCCCATGCCAGCGCTTCGTGCTGCCGGACTGGGACGCCAACCCCGGGGCGCTGTGTTGGGACCGGACCGGCTATCGCCGGGAGGCGATCGACTGA
- a CDS encoding peptidylprolyl isomerase, giving the protein MSETSPQVKFETNLGDIVVTLNPSKAPVTVENFLAYVKEGFYDGTLFHRVIPGFMAQGGGFTKDFQPKPTHPPIKNEADNGLPNKRGTIAMARSSDPNSATAQFFINFKDNAFLDYRNPTPQGWGYAVFGEVTQGMDVVDKMATIPTGAGGPMPSDVPKHPIVIEKATVLRP; this is encoded by the coding sequence GTGAGCGAAACCTCTCCCCAAGTGAAATTTGAAACCAATCTCGGCGATATCGTCGTCACCTTGAATCCAAGCAAAGCACCCGTGACGGTCGAAAACTTCCTTGCCTATGTGAAGGAGGGGTTTTACGATGGTACCCTATTTCATCGGGTGATTCCCGGCTTCATGGCCCAAGGCGGCGGTTTTACCAAGGACTTCCAACCGAAGCCCACCCATCCGCCCATCAAGAACGAGGCCGATAACGGCCTACCCAACAAACGTGGCACCATCGCCATGGCGCGCAGCTCGGATCCGAACTCGGCCACTGCCCAGTTCTTCATTAATTTCAAGGACAACGCGTTCTTGGATTATCGAAACCCGACGCCTCAGGGGTGGGGTTATGCGGTTTTCGGTGAAGTGACCCAAGGCATGGACGTGGTCGACAAAATGGCGACGATCCCCACCGGTGCCGGTGGGCCGATGCCCTCGGACGTGCCCAAGCATCCTATCGTGATCGAGAAAGCCACGGTGCTGCGTCCCTAA